The genome window CAGGTGGCGCCGCAGATGCGGGTGCTGGTCGCGGTCGAGCCGGCGGACTTCCGCAAGGGCATCGATGGGTTGGCCAAGCTGGCCCGCGAGGAGCTGGCTCAGGATCCGTTCTCCGGCTGCCTGTTCGTGTTCCGCAACCGCAAGGCCACGGCGGTGAAGATCCTGGTCTATGACGGTCAGGGGTTCTGGCTCTGCTACAAACGTCTGTCCGCGGGGCGGTTCCGTTTCTGGCCGTCCGGGCAGAAGCTGCGGTCTCTGGAGGCCCACGAGCTACAGGTATTGCTCAGTGCCGGGGATTTCTCCGCGGCGTCGGCCGCGCCGCCGTGGCGCCGGCTCAATTGATGCACTTGAAGGGGAAAATACTGTCTTCGGGGTGTTACGTTCCACATTTTTGTCCTGTACGCTGCGTTCACCATGGAGGTGAAGCTGAAGTACAGAGGGCGTGAGGTCACGGACGAGGACATCACGTTCATCGACAAGTTGATCGCCCAGCACCCTGGCGCGAGCCGCCGTCAGCTGTCGAAGCTGCTGTGCGAGGCCTGGGACTGGCGACAAGCCAACGGTCAGCTGCGGGACATGGTCTGCCGCGGTCTGATGCTCCAGCTGCACCGCGCCGGTCACATCGAGCTACCGCCCGTACGCTTCG of bacterium contains these proteins:
- the tnpB gene encoding IS66 family insertion sequence element accessory protein TnpB, with protein sequence MIQVAPQMRVLVAVEPADFRKGIDGLAKLAREELAQDPFSGCLFVFRNRKATAVKILVYDGQGFWLCYKRLSAGRFRFWPSGQKLRSLEAHELQVLLSAGDFSAASAAPPWRRLN